From the Pseudomonas monsensis genome, the window GCCTCGGGCATGGTCATGGATCACACTCAGGATTGCGACCGCTACGCGCAGCTCGCCAACGGCGGTTAGAATGGCCGCCTCGCGCACAGCACAAGATCAGGAGTGACCTGTGGAAAAGTTTAAAGGCGCCTTGCTGGTAGGCGCTCTGCGGCTGTTTGCCCTGCTGCCATGGCGGGCCGTGCAGGCCGTCGGTTCGGCAATCGGCTGGATCATGTGGAAAACCCCCAACCGTTCCCGCGACGTGGTGCGGATCAACCTCGCCAAATGTTTTCCACAGATGGATGCGGCCGAACGTGAGCGTCTGGTCGGCCAGAGCCTGAAAGACATCGGCAAGTCGCTGACCGAAAGCGCCTGCGCGTGGATCTGGCCGGCACAGCGCTCCATTGATCTGGTGCGCGAAGTCGAAGGCCTCGACATTCTCAAGGACGCATTGGCCTCGGGCAAAGGCGTGGTCGGCATCACCAGCCACCTGGGCAACTGGGAAGTGCTCAACCACTTCTATTGCAGCCAGTGCAAACCGATCATTTTTTATCGTCCACCGAAGCTCAAGGCTGTGGATGAATTGCTGCGCAAGCAGCGTGTGCAACTGGGCAACAAAGTCGCCGCCTCCACCAAGGAAGGCATCCTCAGTGTGATCAAGGAAGTGCGCAAAGGTGGTGCAGTGGGCATTCCGGCTGACCCGGAACCGGCCGAATCCGCCGGGATCTTCGTGCCGTTCTTTGCCACGCAGGCGCTGACCAGCAAGTTCGTGCCAAACATGTTGGCTGGCGGCAAAGCCGTTGGCGTGTTCCTGCATGCGCTGCGCCTGCCTGACGGCTCTGGCTACAAAGTGATCCTCGAAGCCGCGCCCGAAGCCATGTACAGCACCGATACCGCCGAGTCTTGCGCAGCGATGAGTAAAGTCGTCGAGCGTTACGTGGCGGCGTACCCGAGCCAGTACATGTGGAGCATGAAGCGCTTCAAGAAACGTCCGCCGGGCGAAGAGCGCTGGTATTGAGCTGATTGGCATGTTCTGTGGATAACCTCACTGCCGAGGTTATCCACAACCGTTCATCAAAGGGCGCAACAAGATGTCCGAACACCGCAAATCGTTTCGCATCAAGATCACTCACGACAGCTTCGGCGAATGCCTCGGCCAGACGCGCAACCTCACGCCTACCGGCGTGTATGTGCAGCATCCGCGGCTGGCGTCGTTGCCCAAAGGCGCAGTGGTTTACGGACAGGTGCAGGGTTTACCCACAGGTGCGCCACGGGTGCGCATGGAAGTGGTGACGGTGGATGCCGAGGGTATCGGTCTTCGCTACCTCTGATTTATTGCGCCTGACGATCGAGCTTTTTCAAAAACACCGCCATTTCCTTCTCGGCCTGCTTGTCGCCATGAACGCGAGCTGCTTCCAGACCTTGTTCCCACGCCTGCCGCGCAGCGGCGTGATCGCCCAGCGCCAGGTGTGCCTTGCCCAACAGTTTCCAGGCCGCCGAGTACTTTGGATCGAAGCCGACACAGCGCTCAAAGTGCTCGGCAGCCTTGGCATTTTCCCCAAGATCCAGATAGCCCTTGCCCAGGCCGAAGCGCAGCAAGGAGTTATCCACACCCTTGGCGAGCATTTTTTCCAGG encodes:
- a CDS encoding lysophospholipid acyltransferase, with product MEKFKGALLVGALRLFALLPWRAVQAVGSAIGWIMWKTPNRSRDVVRINLAKCFPQMDAAERERLVGQSLKDIGKSLTESACAWIWPAQRSIDLVREVEGLDILKDALASGKGVVGITSHLGNWEVLNHFYCSQCKPIIFYRPPKLKAVDELLRKQRVQLGNKVAASTKEGILSVIKEVRKGGAVGIPADPEPAESAGIFVPFFATQALTSKFVPNMLAGGKAVGVFLHALRLPDGSGYKVILEAAPEAMYSTDTAESCAAMSKVVERYVAAYPSQYMWSMKRFKKRPPGEERWY
- a CDS encoding tetratricopeptide repeat protein, translated to MLESLEKMLAKGVDNSLLRFGLGKGYLDLGENAKAAEHFERCVGFDPKYSAAWKLLGKAHLALGDHAAARQAWEQGLEAARVHGDKQAEKEMAVFLKKLDRQAQ
- a CDS encoding PilZ domain-containing protein, with the protein product MSEHRKSFRIKITHDSFGECLGQTRNLTPTGVYVQHPRLASLPKGAVVYGQVQGLPTGAPRVRMEVVTVDAEGIGLRYL